One window of Caldisericum exile AZM16c01 genomic DNA carries:
- the ruvC gene encoding crossover junction endodeoxyribonuclease RuvC, with protein sequence MDRKIDKFTVLGVDPGVATTGFAIVEKEKDQINLIKYGVIKTNKNAELGERLGVLYKNLSEIFSNYNIDFVAVEKIFFNTNLKTVVSVSEARGVVLLSSFIHNKKVFEYTPLEAKKTVVGFGRASKSEIQDTLKAILNLNEPPKPDDAADAIALALCHIYSYNFYLKAQDD encoded by the coding sequence TTGGATCGTAAAATTGATAAATTCACTGTTCTTGGCGTTGATCCGGGAGTAGCAACAACAGGCTTTGCAATAGTTGAAAAAGAAAAAGACCAAATAAATCTTATAAAGTACGGAGTTATAAAAACAAATAAGAATGCCGAGTTAGGGGAAAGGCTCGGCGTTCTTTATAAAAATTTGTCCGAAATATTTTCAAATTATAACATTGATTTTGTCGCAGTAGAAAAAATATTCTTCAATACAAACCTAAAAACAGTAGTAAGCGTAAGCGAAGCAAGGGGGGTAGTTCTTCTTTCTTCATTCATTCACAATAAAAAGGTTTTCGAATACACACCCTTGGAAGCAAAAAAAACTGTGGTGGGATTTGGAAGGGCATCTAAAAGTGAAATTCAAGATACATTGAAAGCAATTTTAAACCTTAATGAACCTCCAAAACCAGACGATGCAGCAGATGCAATAGCGCTTGCATTGTGTCACATTTATTCATACAATTTCTACTTGAAGGCGCAAGATGATTAA
- a CDS encoding DUF72 domain-containing protein, which produces MGNYIGTSGYYYPGWIGEFYPEGISSKDFLEYYERFFDTVELNSTFYHMPRKSTMRSLKRKLRDDFLVSVKLNRAITHIRRLKEVKDLLDMFFESVFELEKNLGVVLVQLPPSLKRNDELLVSFIETLPKDIKFAIEFRHKTWLDKQIYKILRENNIAFVATHGDNYPFLKIETAHFTYIRLHGPKELYASSYSNSELKDWANYIKSLNQKGLNTFLYFNNDFYCYAVKNALTLKKLLS; this is translated from the coding sequence ATGGGAAATTATATTGGAACTTCAGGATACTATTACCCCGGTTGGATAGGAGAATTTTATCCTGAAGGGATAAGTTCAAAAGATTTCCTTGAATACTATGAACGCTTTTTCGATACCGTTGAACTTAACTCAACTTTTTATCACATGCCTCGAAAATCCACGATGAGAAGTCTTAAAAGAAAACTCAGAGACGATTTTCTTGTAAGCGTTAAACTTAATAGAGCGATTACGCATATAAGAAGGCTTAAGGAAGTGAAAGATTTACTCGATATGTTCTTTGAAAGCGTCTTTGAGCTTGAAAAAAATTTGGGAGTTGTTTTAGTCCAACTTCCACCCTCTCTTAAAAGAAACGATGAACTTTTGGTGTCATTTATTGAAACACTTCCGAAAGACATAAAATTTGCAATTGAATTTCGACACAAAACTTGGCTTGACAAACAAATATACAAAATATTAAGGGAAAACAATATAGCATTTGTTGCAACACACGGTGATAACTACCCCTTTCTTAAAATTGAAACCGCTCACTTTACCTATATAAGACTTCACGGGCCGAAGGAACTCTATGCATCTTCATATTCAAATAGCGAACTCAAAGACTGGGCAAACTATATAAAATCTTTGAACCAAAAGGGTTTAAATACATTTCTTTATTTTAATAATGACTTTTATTGCTATGCAGTGAAGAATGCTCTTACCTTGAAAAAATTGCTTTCCTGA
- the pdxT gene encoding pyridoxal 5'-phosphate synthase glutaminase subunit PdxT, whose protein sequence is MKIGVLALQGAVSEHLNMLKSLGVEAIPVKTAEEIKAIDGLIMPGGESTTMGRLITKFELENVIKERINEGMPVYGTCAGMILLSKRIKNYSQFTLGILDITVIRNAFGRQIDSMEVDLHVKGLDDSFHAIFIRAPIAVDLGTDVEALASLEEGVVFLRQGNVYASAFHPELGNDPRIHKMFIESVEKFLNR, encoded by the coding sequence ATGAAAATAGGTGTTTTGGCTTTACAAGGTGCAGTTTCAGAGCACTTAAACATGCTTAAAAGTCTTGGAGTTGAAGCGATTCCTGTAAAGACAGCTGAAGAAATTAAAGCAATCGATGGACTTATTATGCCAGGTGGCGAAAGCACAACAATGGGAAGGCTCATTACAAAATTTGAACTTGAAAATGTTATAAAAGAGAGAATTAACGAAGGTATGCCTGTCTATGGAACTTGTGCAGGTATGATACTTCTTTCGAAGAGGATTAAGAATTACTCGCAGTTTACACTTGGTATTCTTGATATAACAGTTATAAGGAATGCCTTTGGAAGGCAAATAGACAGCATGGAAGTTGATCTCCATGTAAAAGGGTTAGATGATTCATTTCACGCAATATTTATAAGAGCACCTATTGCAGTCGATCTTGGAACAGATGTAGAGGCCCTTGCATCTCTTGAAGAAGGGGTAGTCTTTTTAAGACAAGGGAATGTTTATGCATCAGCCTTTCATCCTGAACTTGGAAACGATCCAAGAATCCATAAAATGTTTATAGAAAGTGTTGAAAAATTTTTAAATAGATAG
- a CDS encoding GntP family permease, with the protein MVAGIIQTILLVLVIVFIVYMTAKLRVNAFLVLLLAALLYGIFSFAFTGTPPLLDVKKDNQTITGLINLITGGFGSTLTSIGIVIVLGTILGYFLEKTGAAIVMAETILKIVGSYNAPLAMAIAGYIVSIPVFCDSGFVILQALNRSLAEASGISLAVMGTALSMGLYSTHCLVPPTPGPIAAAGNIGADLGIVIILGLLAAIPAMLFGWFYAVRVGKNIWIDPGHGKTFEELKKSFGKLPSPFMSFLPIVLPLILIALNSIASFPTNPFGTGFWKQLFVFIGNPNIALLIGVFIASTITKWEKEVFDGWVGEAIKTSAIILVITAAGGSLGSVLRASGVGNFLGTQLAKFHMGLLLPFVIAAAIKTAQGSSTVSLITTSSILAPMLPSLGYTTTPQKALVVLAIGAGSMVVSHANDSYFWVVSKFSDMDVGEAYKLQTVGSLVTGIGALLGVLLLSLIFG; encoded by the coding sequence ATGGTTGCAGGAATTATTCAAACAATTTTGTTAGTTTTAGTAATTGTTTTTATCGTTTACATGACTGCAAAATTGAGAGTAAACGCATTCTTGGTACTTTTGCTTGCAGCACTTCTCTATGGAATCTTTTCATTTGCATTTACTGGAACTCCACCACTTCTTGATGTAAAGAAAGACAATCAAACAATTACAGGGCTTATAAATTTAATTACTGGAGGATTTGGTAGCACTCTTACAAGTATCGGTATCGTAATTGTACTTGGAACAATTCTTGGATATTTCTTAGAAAAAACTGGAGCTGCAATTGTTATGGCAGAAACAATTCTTAAAATTGTGGGAAGCTATAACGCTCCACTTGCCATGGCTATCGCAGGTTACATCGTTTCAATTCCAGTATTTTGCGATTCAGGATTTGTAATCTTGCAAGCACTCAATAGAAGCCTTGCAGAGGCATCAGGAATTTCGCTTGCAGTAATGGGTACTGCACTTAGTATGGGGTTATATTCAACACACTGTCTTGTTCCACCTACACCTGGGCCAATTGCAGCAGCAGGAAACATAGGCGCAGATCTTGGAATTGTAATAATTCTTGGACTTTTAGCAGCAATTCCTGCAATGCTTTTTGGATGGTTTTATGCAGTTAGAGTTGGAAAAAATATTTGGATTGATCCAGGGCACGGAAAAACTTTTGAAGAACTCAAAAAGAGTTTTGGAAAACTTCCAAGCCCATTTATGTCATTTTTGCCTATAGTACTTCCTTTGATTCTTATCGCCTTAAATTCCATTGCATCATTCCCAACAAATCCCTTTGGAACAGGATTTTGGAAGCAACTTTTTGTCTTCATTGGTAACCCAAACATTGCACTACTAATAGGTGTGTTTATTGCATCCACTATTACAAAGTGGGAAAAGGAAGTATTTGATGGTTGGGTAGGTGAAGCAATAAAAACCTCTGCTATTATCCTTGTAATTACTGCAGCAGGAGGATCCTTGGGAAGCGTTTTGAGAGCAAGTGGAGTAGGAAACTTCTTAGGAACACAACTTGCAAAGTTCCATATGGGACTTTTACTTCCATTTGTAATTGCTGCGGCAATTAAAACAGCGCAGGGATCTTCAACAGTTTCTCTAATCACCACATCTTCAATCCTTGCTCCTATGCTTCCTTCACTTGGTTACACTACAACACCTCAGAAAGCACTTGTCGTTCTTGCAATTGGAGCAGGCTCAATGGTTGTATCTCATGCAAATGATTCATATTTCTGGGTTGTGTCAAAGTTTTCAGATATGGACGTAGGAGAAGCCTACAAACTTCAAACAGTTGGCTCCCTTGTAACAGGGATTGGAGCACTTTTGGGTGTTCTCTTGCTTTCGCTTATTTTTGGATAA
- the ruvA gene encoding Holliday junction branch migration protein RuvA: MIKKLRGVIVEKDEDSVILDVKGIGFEVFVAHAETFEKGKDYEVYIFEDIKENEINLFGFLTKEELNFFKLIINKISGVGPKKALDILSSLSLDEITNAIKKGDHTPFLKVKGLGEKTAKRIVLEIGGELKKLEETKDENLEIITESLISLGFEKNRVKEVVKNLDKTKPIEEMMKEGIKKLSNEKH; this comes from the coding sequence ATGATTAAAAAACTCAGAGGCGTAATTGTAGAAAAAGATGAAGACTCGGTTATACTTGACGTAAAAGGTATCGGTTTTGAAGTCTTTGTAGCACATGCAGAAACTTTCGAAAAGGGAAAAGATTATGAGGTTTACATTTTTGAAGATATAAAGGAAAACGAAATAAATTTATTTGGATTTTTAACGAAAGAAGAACTTAACTTTTTTAAACTTATAATCAACAAAATATCTGGTGTCGGCCCCAAAAAGGCACTGGATATATTATCATCACTTTCACTTGATGAGATAACTAATGCCATTAAAAAGGGGGATCATACGCCATTCTTGAAAGTCAAAGGACTTGGCGAAAAAACCGCTAAAAGAATCGTCCTTGAAATTGGTGGAGAACTTAAGAAACTTGAAGAGACAAAAGATGAAAATCTTGAAATTATAACTGAGTCTCTTATATCTTTAGGTTTTGAAAAGAATAGAGTTAAAGAAGTTGTGAAAAATCTTGATAAAACAAAACCAATCGAAGAAATGATGAAAGAAGGTATAAAGAAGTTGAGCAATGAAAAGCATTAG
- a CDS encoding glycerate kinase type-2 family protein, whose product MIDVEKLVQNTDKEELKNYRMHVLNALNAALQSVDPYNSVKNFVKKLDDTLEISSEVYDLTDFSRIYVIAFGKASIKMFNAISEIVNIDKGIVVSNVYKEIDMPNVKFIQGGHPIPDQKSIEAGNEILNLAGETDASTLTFVLISGGGSALVENPLIDLTRLQDLTKALMKKGADINELNAVRKHLSKIKGGKLLKNLKGTVVSLIISDVIFDPLDVIASGPTYFDSTTFSDALSVLKKYGLDLEFDDTVKIFEKGLNGQIQETLKRDEKLNCTFQNHIIASNYIANRAMLEYFGKIGLNILYLGPAVQGITSSVAKMIAGIGRSIDLGYMDIKKPVAVVFGGETTVEVKGNGVGGRNSEFTLYMVKYLQETNFVFASIGTDGIDGVSPAAGAIADSRTFEKAKSLNLDLNKFLENNDSFTFFDRLGDAIITGPTGTNVADVALLLIF is encoded by the coding sequence ATGATAGACGTTGAAAAATTAGTGCAAAATACCGATAAGGAAGAACTGAAGAATTATAGAATGCATGTTTTAAATGCACTTAATGCAGCTCTTCAAAGTGTTGACCCTTACAATAGTGTTAAAAATTTCGTAAAAAAACTTGATGATACGCTCGAAATTAGTAGTGAAGTCTATGATTTGACTGATTTTTCTCGTATTTATGTTATCGCTTTCGGTAAGGCAAGTATAAAGATGTTTAATGCAATTTCTGAAATTGTTAATATCGATAAGGGAATTGTGGTAAGTAATGTTTATAAGGAAATAGACATGCCCAATGTAAAATTTATACAAGGAGGACATCCAATACCAGATCAAAAAAGTATTGAGGCAGGAAATGAGATTTTAAACTTGGCAGGAGAAACAGATGCTTCAACTTTAACTTTTGTTCTTATATCAGGCGGTGGGTCTGCTCTTGTTGAAAATCCCTTAATTGATTTAACAAGGCTCCAGGATTTAACAAAGGCACTTATGAAGAAAGGAGCTGATATAAACGAATTAAATGCTGTAAGGAAACATCTTTCAAAGATTAAAGGAGGGAAACTTCTTAAGAATCTTAAAGGAACAGTTGTCTCACTTATCATTTCTGACGTAATCTTTGATCCTCTTGATGTGATTGCATCAGGCCCCACATATTTCGATTCAACAACTTTTTCCGATGCTTTATCCGTTCTTAAAAAGTATGGACTTGATTTAGAATTTGACGATACTGTCAAAATTTTTGAAAAAGGTTTAAATGGGCAAATACAGGAAACTCTTAAACGTGATGAGAAATTAAATTGCACTTTTCAAAATCATATTATCGCTTCAAACTACATTGCAAATAGAGCAATGCTTGAATATTTTGGCAAAATTGGTTTGAATATCCTTTACCTTGGGCCTGCGGTACAGGGAATTACTTCATCTGTTGCAAAGATGATTGCAGGCATTGGCCGGTCGATTGATTTAGGCTATATGGATATTAAAAAGCCAGTTGCGGTTGTATTCGGTGGCGAAACAACAGTTGAAGTAAAAGGAAATGGTGTTGGCGGAAGAAACTCTGAGTTTACGCTATATATGGTAAAATACCTTCAAGAAACAAACTTTGTGTTTGCTTCAATTGGCACTGATGGAATTGATGGAGTTAGTCCTGCAGCTGGTGCAATAGCAGATTCAAGGACATTTGAAAAAGCAAAAAGTCTAAATTTGGATTTAAATAAATTTCTTGAAAATAATGATTCTTTTACTTTCTTTGATCGTCTTGGTGATGCGATTATAACAGGACCAACTGGCACTAACGTTGCAGACGTTGCACTTCTTTTGATCTTTTAG
- the serS gene encoding serine--tRNA ligase — protein MLDPNLIREKPEIVKEGIKNKGGDPTLVDKFLEVDKKRRELVKDIDNLRHTRKELSESIGRKLKQGEQVDGVRAEVRKLGEEINQKEKELENVEKIYKEILLSIPNLPHPSVPVGKDETENVVLRKEGKIREFNFPPKPHWEIAEALGLIDFKRAVKISGSRFYVLTGLGAKLERALISFMIDYHIEHHGYKEIFPPFLINRDSMIGTGQLPKFAEDMYKIEGEELYLDPTAEVPVTNLHRDEILNESDLPIKYVAYTACFRKEAGAAGKDTRGIIRVHQFNKVEMVRFTKPEESYKNLYELLDNAEDILRALELPYQIKMMCTGDLGFTAAMKFDPEVYMPAQEKYVEISSVSNFEDFQARRANIKYRTNDGELKFVHTLNGSGLAVGRTMAAILENYQNEDGSVSIPKVLQKYMGIDKITRK, from the coding sequence ATGCTTGATCCAAATCTTATAAGAGAAAAACCAGAGATTGTAAAAGAAGGAATAAAAAATAAGGGTGGAGATCCAACCTTAGTCGATAAGTTTCTTGAAGTTGATAAAAAAAGAAGGGAACTTGTAAAAGATATTGATAATTTGAGACATACAAGAAAGGAACTCTCTGAAAGTATTGGAAGAAAATTAAAGCAAGGAGAACAAGTTGACGGTGTTCGTGCAGAAGTCCGAAAATTAGGCGAAGAGATAAATCAAAAAGAAAAAGAGCTTGAAAATGTCGAAAAAATTTACAAAGAAATACTTTTAAGCATACCAAACCTTCCACATCCATCAGTTCCTGTTGGTAAAGATGAAACAGAGAATGTTGTTTTAAGAAAAGAAGGTAAAATTAGAGAATTTAATTTCCCACCTAAACCACATTGGGAAATCGCAGAGGCATTAGGTTTGATTGATTTTAAAAGAGCAGTAAAAATTTCTGGCTCAAGATTTTACGTTTTAACGGGACTTGGCGCAAAGTTAGAAAGAGCGTTAATATCGTTTATGATTGACTATCATATTGAACATCATGGATATAAAGAAATATTTCCACCATTTCTTATTAACAGAGACTCTATGATAGGAACAGGGCAACTTCCAAAATTTGCAGAGGATATGTACAAAATCGAAGGAGAAGAATTGTATCTTGATCCAACCGCAGAGGTTCCCGTTACAAATTTACACAGAGATGAAATTTTAAATGAAAGCGATCTTCCAATAAAGTATGTTGCATATACGGCATGTTTTAGAAAAGAGGCAGGTGCAGCAGGTAAAGATACTAGAGGAATAATAAGAGTGCACCAATTCAATAAGGTTGAAATGGTTAGATTCACAAAACCTGAAGAATCTTACAAGAATTTATACGAACTTCTCGACAATGCAGAAGACATTTTAAGAGCATTAGAACTTCCTTACCAAATCAAGATGATGTGTACAGGCGACCTTGGATTTACTGCGGCAATGAAATTCGACCCAGAAGTTTATATGCCTGCGCAAGAAAAATATGTCGAAATTTCCTCGGTAAGCAATTTTGAAGATTTCCAGGCAAGAAGAGCAAATATAAAATACAGAACTAATGATGGCGAATTGAAGTTTGTACACACACTGAATGGTTCTGGACTTGCAGTTGGGCGAACAATGGCTGCAATCCTTGAGAATTATCAGAACGAAGACGGAAGTGTATCTATCCCCAAGGTATTGCAAAAATACATGGGAATTGATAAAATAACAAGGAAATAA
- a CDS encoding alkaline phosphatase family protein yields the protein MFIDTLKQIKSESKINGFITPVYNGLNISNIGSLILENFEIQNNFEKLTITQILKVPKKKKVIFFLIDAFGFNLLSFAREKVLLESFEEIIKNGIFTVLTSTFPSTTATALPSIYTISEPGTHGVLGYRFYTREFGNLINPLFQKLSVNKNCPIKYDEDWLIPIKTIFEILNENNIPNYSIVRSDYLTSTFDKAVYRGTKELGYLTLSDLYNKIVELLKLDTIFINAYWWSIDALSHHYGPYSQVVISEIKFLDYFLRLLLEKIDNDTLLIISADHGQIDTSNGKVIKLKEEKDSENILLPVSDVRAPYIYTNGKLQKAFFEKFDNITALTKEDALNLGLFGNTISFEERIGDYIILFKDNSYVDFISEESELNLLGKHGNLTEDEMVVPLILYYK from the coding sequence ATGTTTATTGATACGCTTAAACAAATAAAAAGTGAGTCGAAGATAAATGGTTTTATTACTCCAGTCTATAACGGCCTTAACATATCAAATATCGGAAGCCTAATACTTGAAAACTTTGAAATTCAAAATAATTTTGAGAAGCTTACAATAACTCAAATTCTAAAAGTTCCAAAAAAGAAAAAGGTGATATTTTTCTTAATTGATGCATTTGGATTTAATCTTCTTAGTTTTGCAAGAGAGAAGGTTTTGTTAGAATCTTTTGAAGAAATAATCAAGAATGGCATATTTACAGTATTGACATCAACTTTCCCATCGACAACTGCAACTGCATTACCTTCCATATACACAATAAGTGAGCCAGGGACACATGGGGTTTTAGGATATAGATTCTATACAAGAGAATTCGGAAATCTCATTAATCCACTTTTTCAAAAACTTTCTGTGAATAAAAACTGCCCTATAAAATACGACGAGGATTGGCTTATCCCTATTAAAACGATCTTTGAAATCTTAAATGAAAACAACATTCCGAATTATTCTATTGTAAGATCTGATTATCTAACAAGCACATTCGACAAGGCAGTATATAGAGGGACAAAAGAACTTGGGTATTTAACACTTTCAGACCTCTACAATAAAATTGTAGAATTGCTTAAACTTGATACCATCTTCATAAATGCTTACTGGTGGAGCATTGATGCGCTCTCACATCACTATGGACCATATTCTCAGGTGGTAATTTCCGAAATAAAATTCCTCGATTATTTCTTAAGACTGCTTCTTGAAAAAATTGATAATGATACACTCCTCATAATTTCCGCAGATCATGGGCAGATAGATACTTCGAATGGCAAAGTGATAAAACTGAAAGAAGAGAAAGATTCCGAAAATATTCTTTTGCCAGTTTCCGATGTAAGAGCGCCTTACATTTATACAAATGGAAAATTGCAAAAGGCCTTTTTCGAAAAATTTGATAATATTACCGCTTTAACGAAAGAAGATGCACTTAACCTTGGACTTTTTGGTAACACCATAAGCTTCGAAGAACGCATTGGAGACTATATAATCCTCTTCAAAGATAATTCGTACGTAGATTTTATTTCAGAGGAAAGTGAATTGAATCTTTTAGGAAAGCATGGAAATCTAACAGAAGATGAAATGGTTGTCCCACTTATTCTTTATTATAAATAG
- the pdxS gene encoding pyridoxal 5'-phosphate synthase lyase subunit PdxS codes for MEEIFGSVKVKRGLAQMLKGGVIMDVTSVEQAKIAEEAGAVAVMALEKIPADIRAQGGVARMADPALVKAIMNAVSIPVMAKVRIGHFVEAQVLEAIGIDFIDESEVLTPADETHHIDKWKFKVPFVCGARNLGEALRRIAEGASMIRTKGEPGTGNIVEAVRHMRMVMDEIRKIQNMSEEELYVEAKELGAPIELVKEVKELGRLPVVNFAAGGIATPADAALMMQLGADGVFVGSGIFKSSNPRKRAEAIVAATTYFDDPKIIAKVSEELGEEMRGIDIRKLTEDELMQVRSE; via the coding sequence ATGGAAGAAATCTTCGGAAGCGTAAAAGTGAAAAGAGGCCTTGCTCAAATGTTAAAAGGTGGAGTAATAATGGATGTTACCTCCGTAGAGCAAGCAAAAATTGCAGAAGAAGCAGGCGCAGTTGCTGTAATGGCATTGGAAAAAATTCCTGCAGATATCAGGGCCCAGGGTGGAGTAGCAAGAATGGCAGACCCAGCACTCGTGAAAGCAATAATGAATGCAGTTTCAATTCCTGTAATGGCAAAAGTTCGTATTGGACACTTCGTTGAAGCACAAGTTCTTGAAGCAATTGGAATTGACTTTATAGACGAAAGTGAAGTTCTAACGCCAGCCGATGAAACACATCACATCGATAAATGGAAATTCAAGGTTCCTTTTGTTTGTGGAGCACGAAATCTTGGGGAAGCTTTGAGAAGAATTGCAGAAGGTGCTTCAATGATTAGAACAAAAGGTGAGCCTGGAACAGGAAATATCGTTGAAGCAGTAAGACATATGCGTATGGTTATGGATGAAATAAGAAAAATTCAAAATATGAGTGAAGAAGAACTTTATGTCGAAGCAAAAGAACTTGGAGCCCCTATAGAACTTGTTAAAGAAGTAAAGGAACTTGGAAGGCTTCCTGTTGTTAACTTTGCAGCGGGCGGTATTGCAACACCTGCAGATGCGGCTCTCATGATGCAACTTGGCGCTGATGGTGTATTTGTTGGATCAGGCATATTTAAGTCATCCAACCCAAGGAAGAGAGCAGAAGCAATTGTTGCTGCTACAACTTATTTTGATGATCCGAAGATCATTGCAAAGGTCTCGGAAGAACTTGGCGAAGAGATGAGGGGCATTGATATAAGGAAACTAACAGAAGATGAATTAATGCAAGTAAGGAGCGAATAA
- a CDS encoding DMT family transporter, whose protein sequence is MKRRKIFSILLLIFATLIWGSTFTLVKSTLRFINEFQLLFLRFGFASVVALFVVLRHRKFLKNPKLLLLLIILGISLFVAYAFQTIGLKYTTPTKSAFITGLYIVFTPIFSTIYLKEKPRNFEIVALVLSFVGLLFLSQIDLRSLNSVNFGDILTLLCAISFAFQIVLTEKLVKDLPSLLVTSIQMIVSFALSFPFAFLNQHFNLNRFVMFSTLFLGVVASFFAIQTESFALKYIDSTEASLIFILEPVFAYLFSFFILGERLNFGGIVGATLILTSMVIIAIYNKE, encoded by the coding sequence ATGAAAAGAAGAAAGATATTCTCAATACTTTTGCTTATATTTGCTACGCTTATTTGGGGCTCAACTTTTACGCTTGTTAAGTCTACACTTCGATTTATAAATGAGTTTCAATTGCTTTTCCTTCGTTTTGGTTTTGCAAGTGTAGTTGCATTATTTGTTGTATTAAGGCATAGAAAATTCTTAAAGAATCCCAAATTATTGTTACTTCTTATCATATTAGGCATTTCTCTTTTTGTTGCCTATGCTTTTCAAACTATAGGTTTAAAATACACAACGCCAACCAAAAGTGCTTTTATAACAGGTCTTTATATAGTGTTTACTCCCATTTTTTCCACAATATATCTAAAAGAAAAACCGAGAAACTTCGAAATTGTTGCTTTAGTTTTATCTTTTGTAGGGCTTTTGTTTTTATCACAAATCGATTTAAGAAGTCTAAATTCTGTTAATTTTGGTGATATCCTTACCTTGTTGTGTGCGATCTCTTTTGCTTTTCAAATCGTTCTTACCGAAAAACTTGTCAAGGATTTACCCAGCTTACTTGTAACTTCAATTCAAATGATTGTTTCATTTGCGCTATCTTTTCCGTTTGCTTTTTTAAATCAACATTTTAATTTGAATCGTTTTGTGATGTTTTCAACCTTGTTTTTGGGTGTTGTCGCAAGTTTTTTTGCAATTCAAACGGAATCTTTTGCATTAAAATATATTGACTCAACAGAAGCGTCTTTAATTTTTATCCTTGAGCCAGTATTTGCGTATTTATTTTCATTCTTTATTCTGGGAGAAAGACTAAACTTTGGTGGAATTGTTGGTGCAACTTTAATTTTAACTTCAATGGTTATAATTGCTATTTATAATAAAGAATAA
- a CDS encoding YebC/PmpR family DNA-binding transcriptional regulator, with protein sequence MSGHSKWHNIQARKSAQDAKRGKLFTKLTKELIIAARAGGGNPETNARLRNAIDKAKRLGMPMDNIKKAIMRGTGELPGVTYEEYTYEAYGPAGTAFIIKISTDNKNRTIAELRKIFSNYGGSLAESGAVSWNFETKGQIELEDSNGLSFDELFMEIADAGAEDLKEEEGVFTIYTAPQDLDKVKTALESKGFKIKEAELVMIPKTLVKVTGEDAVRVVKLSDELENHDDVQDYYTNYDIDEEELKAIAERIGS encoded by the coding sequence ATGTCAGGACATTCTAAATGGCACAATATACAGGCAAGAAAGTCTGCACAGGATGCAAAAAGAGGAAAGTTGTTTACAAAATTAACAAAGGAGTTAATTATCGCAGCCCGTGCAGGTGGCGGTAATCCCGAAACTAACGCAAGGCTAAGAAATGCAATTGATAAAGCAAAAAGACTCGGGATGCCAATGGATAACATAAAAAAGGCAATAATGAGAGGAACAGGAGAACTTCCAGGTGTTACATATGAAGAATACACCTATGAAGCATATGGACCAGCAGGTACTGCATTCATCATCAAAATATCAACAGATAACAAGAACAGAACTATTGCAGAACTGAGAAAAATTTTCTCAAACTATGGTGGAAGTCTTGCAGAATCTGGTGCAGTTTCCTGGAACTTTGAGACAAAAGGACAAATTGAACTTGAAGATTCAAATGGTTTGTCTTTTGACGAACTATTTATGGAAATTGCCGATGCTGGCGCAGAAGACTTGAAAGAAGAGGAAGGAGTTTTCACAATTTACACAGCACCTCAAGATCTTGATAAAGTAAAAACCGCTCTTGAATCAAAAGGGTTCAAAATTAAAGAGGCAGAATTAGTAATGATACCAAAGACTCTTGTAAAAGTAACGGGTGAAGATGCGGTAAGAGTTGTTAAACTTTCGGATGAACTCGAAAACCACGATGATGTTCAAGATTACTACACGAACTACGATATTGACGAAGAAGAGTTAAAGGCAATTGCTGAAAGAATTGGATCGTAA